One region of Hymenobacter sediminicola genomic DNA includes:
- a CDS encoding T9SS type A sorting domain-containing protein produces MKNLLLLLVVLCFGAQLAQPTVAQSVPNASFETWTTQAGTEYPAGWLTTDAIYGGQGIPISLGTVTKSTESYAGSFAAKMESKALFGVTFPSFLILGSRFLTSSTFGVGGIPYTSRPATLQFWYKLTLAANDSAGVYVALTRGGGQAAQVVGAGASILPARTAYGQISVPISYALGQAPDSLRLFFICGTGGVATSSALWVDEVALTGSVAALAPAAVAAALSVYPNPSSNGEFFLASLSNPGLATAPCRVYDGMGRLVFQQQAAPLNAASGRSVDLRGLRAGVYLLHLSTPDGLLTRKLLIP; encoded by the coding sequence ATGAAAAATCTGCTACTTCTTCTTGTGGTGCTGTGTTTCGGTGCACAGTTGGCCCAGCCCACCGTAGCCCAGAGCGTGCCCAACGCCAGCTTTGAAACCTGGACCACGCAGGCAGGCACCGAGTATCCGGCCGGCTGGCTTACTACGGATGCCATCTATGGTGGCCAGGGCATTCCGATTTCGCTGGGCACCGTCACGAAAAGTACGGAGAGCTATGCGGGCAGCTTCGCGGCCAAAATGGAAAGCAAGGCCCTTTTTGGAGTGACTTTTCCTTCGTTTCTGATTCTGGGGTCGCGCTTTCTTACTTCCAGCACTTTTGGGGTCGGTGGCATTCCGTACACGAGCCGGCCGGCCACGCTGCAGTTCTGGTACAAGCTCACGCTGGCCGCCAACGACTCGGCGGGCGTGTACGTGGCCCTGACCCGCGGTGGTGGTCAGGCAGCGCAAGTAGTTGGAGCAGGGGCATCTATTTTGCCCGCCCGTACCGCCTACGGTCAGATTTCCGTCCCGATTTCCTATGCCCTCGGTCAGGCTCCGGACTCGCTCCGGCTGTTCTTTATCTGTGGAACGGGGGGCGTTGCGACCAGTTCTGCCCTGTGGGTTGATGAGGTAGCCCTGACCGGTAGCGTGGCCGCACTAGCACCAGCGGCAGTAGCCGCGGCGCTCAGCGTTTACCCAAACCCCAGCAGTAACGGAGAATTTTTTCTGGCTTCTTTGTCCAACCCAGGGCTTGCTACGGCTCCCTGCCGGGTTTATGATGGCATGGGCCGGCTGGTATTCCAGCAGCAAGCAGCCCCGCTCAACGCGGCAAGCGGCCGGAGCGTAGATTTACGTGGGCTGCGGGCCGGCGTGTATCTGTTGCACCTCAGCACGCCCGATGGCCTGCTGACGCGCAAACTCCTCATTCCGTGA